GGCACACAAAAGGAAGATTACTTAGCTAATCCAGGTGCTTTGTAAGTGTTCTACTTTGGTCTTGAACTCTTGGTGTAATAATTAGCTACAAGAACTTTGATTCGGAAGTATCCTGACTGGCAGAAAATATGATCCAGGCGACATTTATGGCAACTTTTAGTGCAAGAATTATTATTTGTGTGTCTTGAAGTAGAGATACGTATAGCATTGGTTTATGCAACTGGTTTGGATAAACACCAGAATCCATGGAACTTCAGCTCACGTTTTTTGTACCTACACCAGCTAATGATGATCCAATCTATTTCCCCACTTTATGCACGGTTGAACTTCTTTAGTTGGTTGCGTTTATGTGCAGGAGAATATTGGAATGGTATCATCATAAACGGGTTTCGAACTGATTTTCAGGCCTCCAGCTTGTATGAAATTAAAATACTATTACATTATTTTCCATGTTATTGATGTATTTTGGGTCCAttctattttatatattttgggaGCTGTTTCTGAATGATCCTTTGATGTCTCAAGTTTATATTAGTAACAGTATCTAGTGTTTTCTTGATGGACCATTGATAATATCAAGCTTTTCCATGATTTTTGTTTCTTAGGTTCACTTTGGAGTTAATAGTGGGGCATTCAAATTTGCCATTGAGCGACAGGCAGTGAACGAGGCCACTTTCCGTTGTCCAGATGAGCTTGGATGGCAGCCTCAGGtgggtttccttcttccctGCTATAGTGAGCCATGAGCGTTCAATTTGATATTGAAATTAAATTATCTTTTCAGTCTTCACTGATATTCTGTTTCATTATCTTGGCAGCAACACCCAATAATTCAGGAGGATGGGGGGATTTTTAAAACAAGAGAGGTAAATTGCTGGATTGTCTGTTGGAATATTTGTTGTCAATTTGCTCGAAGAGAGCAAATTAGGCTGTGGAATAAGTGTGCTGGATTAAAACATATGAAATTGATGTGGTGGAAATGGACCTCAGTGCTCTTCAGAAGTATGTGGCTCGTAAATCCTGGTAGAAATTGAACATAAAATCTCATACAAAGGAAGCATTGTACCTAAAATAGGATTGAGTTGAAGTCAAGGCTCAGCATCACAGTTTCACACTTTCATGAGCATAGAAAGAAATAATTTAAGCTATGCACTTGCACATTTATTTACCTGGATGggcaaaatttttttgggtgagatACAGGCTTGTTTCCACTTGGCAAACTAGCATgtatttcttccaaaaaaaattaggtaCAAAGCTTGCATATTTTGACCCTTTTTCTTCTGAAAAATGTACCTTATTACCATGATATTTTTCACTTTGTTTTATACCATCCTAGGTCTTTGTTGTCCTAGACCCACAGATTATTATCAACTCCACTCAAGTAAGCCTCACAAAACTAAATGGAGTTGGTATGAAGAGTGTTGTTTCACCATTTAACTACAGTTAAACCAATATCAGCATTAGCTCTGATGTTCTTCCTCACCACTCAACACAGGTGCCTTGTGtgcatatgtgtgtgtgtgtgtgggagcTGCTCTTGCTCTAAAGCGACATGCAGAAGTGGTGCGAGTGTACTCTGCACACCGCTGATGTTTCAGTAGGCTGATCATCAGTTCATCAATGAGGAGTACTCAAGTTGGGACAATGCACTGGAAGAGACTGTTACTTTCCCAGCTATGAACATGTGGAAATGGGCAATTGGGTTTTCCAAGGAGATAATTTCCATTAGGAATTAACCTAATTAGAGATTGTTTCCTACCGTTCTGATAGTCAATTCATAATAGGATAAAAGGTTACAATCAGAGGGTGGGGTTCGTTTGGCCAATGGATTACTGGAGTGGTTATTAGCTTTTTCTTGTTCAATAACTCTTGATGGAATCAATTCTGTTCCCAGAATACCAATTGTTGAaggaaacagagagagaaagaggggggggggggttgtatctTTTGCTTACTGCATTATTACTTCTCTCTTATCATCTGCTTCTTACCGAGTTACTTTTGGTGGTTTGGTGCTTGAAGACTTCATGCTCTGTTGATGCAATTGTGAAGTTCTTGAAGAATAAGGGTTTTGATGTGGCAAACTCTGATGATGCTGGCCGATTTGTGTGCAATTATGTCTACTACCATTCACTACGGTACGCAGAGGAGAAAGGTCACAAGTCTCTCTTTGTCCATGTGCCTCTATTTTCAAGGATTAATGAAGACACACAAATGCAGTTTGCAGCATCTCTCTTGGAGGCTCTTGCATCTTTCACCTGATGATACTTGTTTCAAATAAGGTTTTCTTATTTGCATTTTCTCTATTTCCTCCGATTGCCATGTAAATCTTCCACGTttgtttttaaaagaaaataccCTTTCGAACTTGATTGGACTTGTGCTTCTCCTTTAGAAGTTGGAAGGAGAGTAGTGGTCTTGTTTGTTTGTGGGTTTTCATGCATGTAAAGGACTATATATCAAACTGGTTTGTACGAGTAATAATTATGGTTTCCCCtacttttcccttctttctgcTTCTAGTTATAGTTATGGAGTGATGTGTGTGTTTTTTTGTCTTAAAGAGGGAATGTTCAATCTCCATTGGGGTTTAGACTCAAAATCACATTTACAGAACTTTTTGGTAACTATTCACCACTTAACAGTAAGTAtaaaaaccagagagagagagtagcaaagaaaagaaacgGAGCAAAGGGAAATTGAGGCAAAGATTTGATACTGTTAATACATATGGAAACTCATTGACATATGTGGGGAACTTACTTCATGATTGGAATCTTAAGGTCATTAGTACACTCTAACCCCTATTGACGAAGTCGAAACTACCCTCTTCTTGGCAATCTGACAGTACTGATGCCATGATTAGGTTGTTAAACCTTTGTGTCTGTGTGTATATGGGGATAAGTAGGTTCCAATGAGAGGACCCTTTATATCTAATTGAAACTTTCTACATCATCAGATTAGGTGATGACATTTGCCATTAAGAGTCTATGGAGGCATTTATGAAAGCAAAAATGCCTCAGCACGTGCCATAATTTAAAAATAGGCACGAGATTGCTGCCTGGTTTGTGGCCCCTACACTAATgcgggccaatgagagcgtgtaTTGGAGTATTAACATGGATGTATATTTTGATTTCAGGGGTAAGGTGATAATTTCGCATGGTCTTGTGTTTAAACGTAGTGGCCACATGACTAggcagtgtttttttttttctttaaaaataatgTATTTGACGTTAGAATATGCAGATCAGGGAATTAGTTCATGGTATTGGTCTATTGTCGATATCGATactgaaattgaaatttatcGATTGTATCAGGCCGATTGGATATGATGATTTTGCCCCaagattttacttttttttttggacaaacTTTTCCTCCATCCATAGAGAATGGTTCATCCACCATCCTAAGGTCACAAACCCCTACTAGCATTTTAGTacattccaaaaataccctcttgatacccATTACCATCCTCTCCTGCCTCCCTTAGTGAATAGGATCCCATTCATCGTAGGTGGAGGGAAACaacccccccctcttttttttaaaactttgttATCCCAAAAAATTTTGTCCCACCCATTTGATATCAGTGGCCAATTGGGTGAATTGGCGGATTTGAATCGAAATCAACCAATCCTAATCCTAATTCTATCCGATTTCTATAACCTTTTCTTGAATCACGCATGAATATACTTGGATCCTCAGTTTTTTTAACCATTTCTACCTTCTTTTTATcaataaataagaaagaattaaagaaacTTTCCTCTTGTAGCAAGATCTACAAGTGTTCTGAATAAAAACactccaaaaaagtacagatttGGGGaactctttccttctttttccttattctAATATCTAGGTTTCAGACTGATAAACCTTGGATAAAACTAGCCTTAAAACAGATGATGTAGTGGATCAATTATAAAGAACagtttttatcataaaaaaccAATAAAGAAGTGTTGCAAGTTTCAACTTAAAacatttcttttccattttggGTATTGAAAATAACTAAACAAGAAAGGTTTTGGGACTGGTGGTCTCATGCAAGACTTCACTTCCAATACACTGTCAGAGCAGTCTGTTTCAAATGAATCTAGCTTCtttcagcaaaaaaaaaacgTCAGCAGATCATCTAAATAGTAGTAGTAGAGCAATCACACTCTGTAAAGCTATGCTTATACACTTGCctaagggtgtaaatcggtcgatttggttcaatttgttTTCGGTCGAGTTGAATTGATTTTGGTTTATTACTTGGTcaatccaaaaccaaatcaTTAAGGAAAATTTAATTTCGGTTGGTTTGATctgatttcttattattttttgttatggGTCTACCGTTGGGTTTGGTCCAGCCTGGTTTCAGTTTTACATGTACACAAAGAAATCAATGGcaaaattctgtttttgtttttttattgggttaCTATCGGTCCGATCTCGATTTTTTTTATCGGAATCGGTCCAATTTCTACTTATTCCATTAAACCCAACCTGAAACTAAGCCACTAAATGTTTGGTTCGATCTGAGATGAACCGGTTTGGTCTGAACTTTGACATCCTTGAGTGATGAGTCCCTGTCACCTCCCACACCGCCCTTGCCCACTAATTTTATGGTCTTTGCTGCAAAGCTATatcaatgagagagagagagagagagagagagagagagagagagagagagagattgcagTATAATAGAAGCAGAAATTTTTGGTCAATTCTAGTCTCTACTAGTGGAAGAGTAAAGTCAAAAACTCCAATAAAATTCTCCCTTGTGCTTAAAGTCTAGGCAtgtaggaaagaaataaaagagaagatcTTTCATATTCTTCGAAGCCAAGCCATATATGGTTCTTCAAAACTCTTCATTTTTCATCCACTAATGTCACATATATAAATTAAAGCTTCATCTTCCCCTTGATTTATAGAACTCAATCAATCAGATTTGCAAAACAACCAAAGCCCATTAGATAAAATGGACCGAATCCTCTTAgtctcccttctttttctgcTGATAGCAGCTAATGGAGCTGCAGAATATAGCATATACAAGGACATTGCAATGCTTGAAAAGTTTGAAGAATTAACTGTTGACAGAGATGAGTTGGAAGAAGAATTTTTTGATATTCCAGGATGGACTAGTCAACATGGTGGTAAAGTTCTTGTTAATGTTGATGCCTTTGGTGCAGTTGGAGATGGAATTTCTGATGATACCCAGGTAAATTTTCTTTGTTGCTTTTCAAATTAATGGTGTTTATaacataattaaaagaaataataagtAGGTATACTTAAACAACTTGCAGAGTACTCTATTGGACAAAATTTCTAAGTTGGATAAACTGATTCAAATATTGGCTCAATTTGTTTAGGTTGTGCTTGCAATTCACttgggttggtttttttttcttatgaagTGCTCGTGCTGTTCTAACTTTTATGATCTTTTTCTCAGGCTTTCTCAGATGCATGGAATAAATCATGTTCTACACCAAAATCTGTTTTCTTGGTACCTCAAGGAAGGATTTATCTAATTAATGCAAGTAGGTTTACAGGACCTTGTGCTGATAAATTAATCATCCAGGTAATCTCAAACAAACTTTAGTTAATTCTATAATTGTGGAAATGGGTTTTtagtaaattctatttctcattGAGATTGACTTGCTTCTCTGTGCAGATTGATGGGAAAATAATAGCACCAGATGAGCCAAAGAACTGGGACCCTAAGAACCCAAGAATATGGCTTGATTTCTCCAAACTGACCAGAGTAATTTTCCAGGGTAGTGGGATTATTGATGGTAGTGGCAGTAAATGGTGGGATGCATCTTGTAAAAGGAACAAGTCAAATGTAAATATTTTGTGAAAGTTTCTCTTGTTTCAATCCCTAGAGATTAAATTTGGCATTGTTTCTaacttcattttttctttccatttgtcTTTTACAGCCTTGCAAAGGTGCACCAACAGTAAGGATTCCTCTTCATCCTTTCCATTATTATTGTTGTCCAAATAAGTATTCACTATAATGAACATCCAAGATCGAGTTTTGAGTAGTATTTTAAAGCAAATGAAATGGGTGCAGGCATTGACAATTGATTCAAGCTCTCAAGTGAGAGTGAGGGGTCTTACCATCCAGAACAGTCAACAGATGAATTTTGTGATCTCCCGTTCCGATTCAGTCCGGATTTTGGACATGCTAATCTCTTCTCCGGGGAACAGTCCTAACACCGATGGAATCCATATCACTCAATCCACTAATGTTGTGGTCCAAAATAGCAAAATCGGAACAGGCGAGTTATTCTTACCATACGGAGAGTTAAATCGATCTGCCCCCATGAAATCAGTTTGATATTATAgagaacagaaagaaggttCTCACAATTGCTATTTTCATGTAATGGTGAAAGTCTATTTCTCAAAGATACATTTCTAGATGATAATATAGACAACAAATCTGTTTAATTTGATCATTAACTGCCATATGACAGTTAAAGATAAAATGCAGGATTATATACAGGTTTCTCCTCTGAAGCATCTAACAAGTCGCAGTCTATGGATTTCAGGTGATGATTGCATCTCCATTGTTAATGGTACTTCAAACATCAAGATGAAGAACATTTATTGTGGACCAGGCCATGGAATCAGGTAAGTTGTTTGAACAGAAACTGGCAACCAAGTAGTCTGAAATGGGTTGATCGCTTGATCTTGATTCATCAAAACCAAACTCAGGACAGAAGAAATACTTTTGGATGAATGAGATCAGTATATGATGGAAATCATCTAGCAAGACAGGGACATTTGATCTATTAAGTGCTCTGAGTTCTATCCTTTTAAAtgatggttttattttttactttctagCATTGGAAGTCTAGGGAAGGACAACTCCACAGACACAGTAACGAGGGTGATTTTGGACACAGCATTCCTCAAAGAAACTACTAATGGTGTCCGGATTAAGACTTGGCAGGTCTGTGGCATTTGAGTCATACTAGTGAATAGCAATTTGGCTCAATGAATATTTATAACACTTTACCACTGTTTGATGAGATTTCCCATTTGGTTTTTGGTGAATGAATAGGGTGGATCTGGTTATGTTCGTTCAGTGCGATTTGAAAATGTGCAGATGGAGGATGTGGCAAATCCCATTATCATTGACCAGTTCTATTGTGACTCACCAAAGACCTGCCAGAATCAGGTATCTCTATATACATTCATGCTCTTCCACCTAAAGAGTCCCAATTaagtgtcaatttgggaccagaATAGGGAACCGTCCTGAAACCGACCCAGAATCTACCAATCCATTTAGTAATGGGACGGTTCTAGGGGCTGATTACTAAATGAGGGGTTTCCAACAGTCCCGGGGATCAATAAGGAACCAAAACCATATTGGTCTCTGGAACCGCCAGGACCCGTTTAAGATACATATTTAACCCTAATTAATTTAAAATGAATCTTATAATGTAAAtactaagagaaaaaaaataagggttgaAGTTTATTCATTTGTATGCTCCAGAATGTATTTCCAATTATCTGTATACTTGggaattttgaatttatttgaatgttt
The nucleotide sequence above comes from Telopea speciosissima isolate NSW1024214 ecotype Mountain lineage chromosome 3, Tspe_v1, whole genome shotgun sequence. Encoded proteins:
- the LOC122656275 gene encoding pyrrolidone-carboxylate peptidase-like, producing the protein MGSEGTPAISVHITGFKKFQGVAENPTETIVSNLPEFMKRKGIPAGITLGSCTVLETAGVGALPRLYQTMESFTDPSRPPRNEQVIWVHFGVNSGAFKFAIERQAVNEATFRCPDELGWQPQQHPIIQEDGGIFKTRETSCSVDAIVKFLKNKGFDVANSDDAGRFVCNYVYYHSLRYAEEKGHKSLFVHVPLFSRINEDTQMQFAASLLEALASFT
- the LOC122656273 gene encoding probable polygalacturonase At1g80170, with translation MDRILLVSLLFLLIAANGAAEYSIYKDIAMLEKFEELTVDRDELEEEFFDIPGWTSQHGGKVLVNVDAFGAVGDGISDDTQAFSDAWNKSCSTPKSVFLVPQGRIYLINASRFTGPCADKLIIQIDGKIIAPDEPKNWDPKNPRIWLDFSKLTRVIFQGSGIIDGSGSKWWDASCKRNKSNPCKGAPTALTIDSSSQVRVRGLTIQNSQQMNFVISRSDSVRILDMLISSPGNSPNTDGIHITQSTNVVVQNSKIGTGDDCISIVNGTSNIKMKNIYCGPGHGISIGSLGKDNSTDTVTRVILDTAFLKETTNGVRIKTWQGGSGYVRSVRFENVQMEDVANPIIIDQFYCDSPKTCQNQTSAVQISQIMYRNISGTTSSMKAMKFACSDTVPCSSIVLSDIDLENKDGTVETYCNSAKGFDYGVVRPSADCLQSSDKDCCDRIHDASLKKPSTQGPLHIEL